The DNA sequence ACCATTGAATAGAAAGaccttttaaataaaaatctgaAACTAGTCCAGACCAATGCTTGGTGTCCTTGTAGAACTCTTGCACCGCATCTTGTTCAGTTGATAAGCTTATAGGTTCACTCTTGAGCCTCTTGGGCCAAGGCTCAGGCCAGCTGAATATGTTACCCATGCTATCGACTGGAAGTGGAGACAGACAACTGCTTAGGGGCACGTACCTGTCACACAGTGTAATCTAATAAAAAGTGTGTAGAAAAATGAATTCTTTAAGGCCATAATCACACACCATCTAATCTACAATAAGAAGACAATCAGTGAAAAGTAGCAGCAGCACATTTTATATGATTGTTAGATATTTTATGGAAGCATACCATGAAttgtttttcctattttcattGTCACAGATAGGTGGATTCTTTTCTTTGCGTTTCTCATAGCAAGTATTGGAGACAGGCTTTTGGAATATGACAATCCCAATTCTTGACGTATCAGAAAGGGTCTTAGCAACAACCTTCCAACACAGAGAGCTCGTCAGATTCACCATAGCTGCAAGAAAAACAAGTACATATATCTTTATCAgctttagtctatttttttgtaactttCCAGGTATTAAATTAATACTGATATGTAAGTATCTCACTGATCAGATCACGCATTAAGATAGGTTTCAGCTAACAAACCTTTCCATTTATTCTGATGGGTTTCGTCTTTACGATACACTGGTGTCGCTGACCACACAAAGAACCCGCCAGGCCTAAGAATCCTATTGAGTTCCATCAATGGTTTTCCACCTAATCATACCCAACCACACTAGTCAAAACTAAAACATGAAAAAGGTTGAATGAATTGAAAAGAACTTGGGAGTCAAAACAAAGTACCATCAGCATCCCAGTGAACTCTGCATCGTGCACAATGAAGTAAATCAAAAGCATTGTCTGGGAAAGTCAGTTTTTGAGTTCCAATGACTGAAAGAATAGCAGGTATTCCCCGTTCAAGAGCAAACTGTATCTGAGCTTCGTGTTCATCCTTTGGGGCAAATGACATGGTAAGAACATTTTTATCCAGCAAAGCTCCGCCGAAGCTAGCAACACCACACCCAACATCTAAAATAACCCTCACGTGCTTTCCCCATTTAATTAGGGGCAAAGTCTAAAGCACAACAAACACAATTACAATCATTAtacgtaaaatatattttataacaaaTAAGGTAATATAAGCCTGCTTAAGTTTCTCAAGAAATGAATCCACTGATTGGGAATTAGGAACCATAAAAGCATTCAAATAATAGTTTATTTGTTCGTTTCTGTCACCTTCTCTATGAACTGAATGTAGTTATCAACTCCTTGCTTGAACTGGGTACCACCACCAGGGAAAACAAAGTAATCTCCTGATTTGCGAACCCAGTTTTGATCCTTCTTGTACTCAACAAGCTTTGAATGTGGAACATTATCATACCAAatctgaaattaaaaaatatatacatcaaAATTAGTAACAAACGATTCAAAACCATGAATTATGAGTCGAGTTTTTCTATACATATAGACATATGTAAAAGCTTACCGAAGTATCAATCTCACCATGTCCCTGCTCTTAGGCCATGAAACTGGCATCTTATACCCTTTGGGAAGAGGCGACAAACACCTTGGACTAGGATTTGGACAATGCCGCTCCCTATGCTCCATGTGCCTCCTGGACTTCAAGGCCTTGATCACCTTGTAATTGTCCAAACAAGGTATGTAATCGACGGCCTCGGGATCTCGACAGAGCTTCCATTCGAAACCCCCATCGTCAGAAGAAGTAGTGGTAGCGTTATCCCGGAGAAATCCGACATCTTCGTTGTTCGGCGGAGGCGGGACAAAAGGTGTTACTGAATCGGGAAGCTTGAAGGATTGTTGTACGGACGGAGGAGGAGGGTGAGAAGATGAGCCGGAGACGGGGAGTGAAACAAGGGGTCGGGATTGAGTATCGGGATAGAGGAAGAGAGGGTATTGGATTGTGTTGGTGAAGAGTAGGAAGATGACGCAGAAGAGGAGAACAGAGAGTGCGAAAATGAATGGGTATTTTCTCTCTTGGAAGAGATTGTGGACTGAGATTgccatttctttttctttattttcctgAAATGAGTGGTGTCGTCAATTATACGGAAAACgacatttattaaataaatcagCTGACCAAATATTGGAAGAAACTAGATCTGTATTCTGTACTGAATTCCtctgtaattataaatagagagagagagagagagagagagagagagagagagagagagagagagagactaaaATTATGGTATGGGTAAATAAGCAGGTAAAGTAACGGTCGGAgacggagagagagagagagagagagagagagagagagagagaaaaggacGAATACGCGGTACTTTTAACGAATGCTTTCGAAATATAGTTATCTGAGCTTAATTAACATGTATTATAACAAATATATCTTTTTAACGACAGGCTCggcttttaattattatatgacTATGCCAAATATTCAACTCATGCCTCATCACTGTggtctctctctttttcttttaattaatttggcTTACAGTTTAGATTAGTAAACAAACAAAAATTATGCATCCTATGGGAGTGCCCCTAGTTTCCTTGGCtatagataaattaaataaataagtctCGCAAATTCACAGAAAAATAAAGGCacccaaaacaaaaaaaaaaaactcaataaTCACAGTCAATTATTGAGTAACAAAAGAGTGACTGTAGCAATAAATGGAGGAACGAGACTTTTTCGACCAAAAAAATAACTCAATCTTGAATGAAAATGTCGTCAACCGACATTCAAGAACTAGGGGGATGTAATTTCTCATCACAGGTTTTTATACATCGATCAAGAAAAAGACTAAAagaaattaaatgcaaaataaaacaactaaaaattgATCAAAAAATAAGTGTCAATATCTCTTTCAAAGCTAaacttttcttcttttcttcactCAGTAATGCCAGGAGTCTCGATATCAACCTCCCCCATTCCtgtgtcttcttcttcttcgcttTCATCATCACCACCAACTTCCTCATTATCTTGACGCAACTTAGCCATATGCTCAGCCAGTAATTTGTCATCACGTTCACTCACCTGCATCGATGATACATCACACAAGATTAACCACTTAAATTTTTGAGCATTCAACAGGTTATCCAGTTTTTGCATCAGAAGACTCGATGATAAATTCATACTCAACCGAGACATGAATGCCGACAAACATAACATagctaaaagaaaaaagaagattgACACTCACTGCTCTGGGTGCCTCCTTGACAACGAGTTTCCCCTTCTGTTTCTCTATTGCTTCTGAGCAAGCTGTGATAGCATTGGTTAGAACCAATATCCCTTGTTCCTGCCCACATTAGAAAATGACAttcttagaaaaaataaaaactaaaatgaaACTCTATTATGGAAAAAGATAACTTCCTCTAGTGTTCTGAAATGTGAGCCAGAAAAAGAACAGCATAGAATATTATTACAGAAATTAAGACTAAAATGGGAGCTGGGATTCTTTTCAAGGAAGGCTAAAATGGGAGCTGGGATTCTTTTGAAGGTTATTGTCACTTTCCAAATGGAGGAATATAGCTGGACTGAAATCTGAATAGTACGCAATCACTTGCTATCACAAATTCATAACTGAGTTCCAGCTACTTGAATTATTACATAATACTTGCACAAACATTAAATGTCAAATAGAATTCATTCCCCTAATTCCCTATTTTAATAAGGTAATGTAATTTTGTGATACGAGGTAGAGTCTAAAGGCACAAATTTACAGCTACAGACTCTCCATAGGAGTCATTACTCCAGgggtaaaagaaaagaaagggtGTAAAAGGGCTAACTTCACCTAAGACTAAGAGTTTTACTTGCAGCTGGTCTATACAGACAGTTTCATATTTCGCAAATATGCATAAAATGATTTGGATAATCACAGTCATTAATCTAAATGAAACTTTGCACTACCTTGTCAAGAGTCTGAGTAGTCAAAACATAAAGTGGAGGAGCAACAAGCTTAATTTTGACAGGACAATCATCGTTGCCTGCAGCTTCAGCTTTCCGCATAGCATCCTACAAAATGTCGAAAAggataaataaatgaataaataacaaaaagacTACTTAGAAATGAAAGCCATAAATGTATATAGGCAAAAACAAAACAGACCTTGATGTGAAGAACACCATCAAACTGGAAACATTTCATCTCAATATCAGCACGGATCTTCAAAGGTTGTGGAGTCATTCTTCTCCTAATGTTCTTCACAAGAGCATCTTTAACTTCCTCAGACAATGCAGCAACCACCTTAGtcacctaaaaaaaaaaaagaagaaagcagCTATAAACATGAACTTGAGAATTTCGGCCTAAGGTTACAGAAAAAGGTTACCTCCTGTCCATCAGGGCCAAGTTCTTTGACTTCACGAGTGAGTGTATTTAGAACTGTATCGGGATCTGTCACAACTATTTTGAAAGCCTGCAAATTCAATCAATTAGGCTGTGTGCTGCAATGTAAAAGCCAAAAGCACCTTAAAATTAGTCAAAAACTCACCTCAAAAGCATGACCATATTTTCGGTATAAAGGCCAGCCAACATGAATGTACAAATCCTGCAACAAGTGATTGAGTTCAGAAAACCAAATGAaacaaaaataatgtataaaCAAATATGCATgtgcatatatacatatatctgtATCTATATATTAACCcctatatctatatctataatAATACCGGTAAAAAAATTCGTATGGCATGAAAGAATCAAATATTggttaaaaggaaaaaaattagaatcaTACATAGAATGGTACCTCTAATAACTAAGCTGCTAAACAAGCTAAAAATAACGTTGATCAAAGAGTCAAGAATAAAAACAATTGTATCTTTAATCAAATCAATCACTTGAAGGCAGGCATACAAAACTGGGCTCAACCATAAAATCAATATGCATAAATGCACTACTATTATGCTCTTATCAAATAAATACTTCTACAAACGTAATTAGGTGTTAAGAATTAACCCCCACCTATGAAAGACATAACCATTTGGCTTCTTTGAAATAATTCATTGTTCATATTATGGTCAGTATAAAATCATTCTTTTCTCCCAGCAACTAAACCAAACTATTAACCCATCATTCTCCTATAGACATAATTACATCAGGaataccaaaaataaattaagagtCTTGTTCTTGAATTATAAAATCATTGAATTATCAAAAATGAAAATACCTCCAAATCGATTCCCATCGTCTCAGCAACGTGGCGCATAATGGAGTGAACTAGCTTGCTCTTGTTGTACCTTTCCTCACAGGCCTGAATATCCTCCTCAGAAACTCTCCTCTTACTCAAATCGATGTAACCCTTTTCCTTATCCACCCTAAGAACCATGACGGGCTCGATGCGGCCAACCTTGATCAAGCTGCTGACACTACGAATACGACGGCGGGAGAGTTCGGAGAAGAGTATCATACCCTCGATGTTGTTGTACTCGAGGAGCGAAACGTAAGCTCCCATGTCGGCGATGTTTTTGACCTGGATCATGACGGCCATGTCGACCTCTGGATATCTAGCCTCGTACATGCGGCACTCTAGGTTCGGATGGGAAGCCATTGTTAGGGTTGAGTGAAGGCTATTACCCTGGATTTTTttccttcctttttttttttttttttggaatgaaGGAGGGTTCGTCTTGAGTAGGGAATCCGGGTACTGTTTGGTGCGCTGGAAAATTCGGAGTTAGGGTTTTATGTTACGAAGACACTGTGCGATTGCAAAGGCTGACTATTATTTGGGAAGCTAGCAAACAAACCGGAACATGcggttttattttgtttagtgaTATTTAAGTtagaaaataatatcaaattttaaagtttgatattaaattttaaaatttgctatTTTCTTTcctaactttttttaaaaaaaattaaaaaatatatgattacTAATTTTCAcataaaatagaaattaaaaaaaaagtaattgataaatatataaaaaatacatcATATCATTTCAAATATAATGTCATTACCGTATCTCATTTGTGATTAATATTATATTCAAAGTTGTCATCGTCATCTTATCTCACTTATAGTCAAATTATTAATTGTTAGTTTTTATGTATTAGGAGTTTTTAGAATTACATCCacgtatatatatactagatagatgttacatatcaagtcacgtatgttaattttattttagtttttaatttttttaatatcataattttaaaattaataatattcaatgtagtgataatcattgaaatttgaaagcatagtgatttaaattaataaaaacaaaaattactactttgtaataattaaaaaaaatattattcgtcctaaatttatcttcgaaattaatgaaaatgttcgttaaactatcaaaacatttaaatttaatttaaaataatatttaaaatttaactaattctaaatatcaagatttgaaaataatttttaataaaaaaataaacaatatgaacaaatttattattaattaattatatttaggtttaaaTAACTACTGACCACGTGGCAACATCTaataatttcttatttttttatttaaaaaaaaagtcacccactaatttctcataaaccaagaattctgttatatagccacattttatatagaatagataatataatatttgtataataaattaattggacataacaattaataaaaacaacaataattaattatatgcaTTGTATATATGGTAGCCATTATCTTTTAAAGTCATAATAATAGTGATGACAACTTTGTAAAAGAactttggtaaaaaaaaattaagaaagataAAAAATGTGATGCTTTCATTTTTATACCAAAGTGTACCGTTTTGGGTACCGTTTTcaatttaattcatttttttaaaaaaaaataaattgaaaaagcTGACTGACGTGTGTGATGTGTGCTGACGCCATAATATCACGTCCTTCACGTCTTCTGTTGCTGCAGGCTTCAACTGTTCAGGCGCCCAATTTTTTGCAGTTGTAATTCAAATTGCAGTCAGTTTTTAAAGGTTTATAATCAttattttctcttattttttatattttattttacgatttttatggttttttaggtgtttgtataaataggtaaagtttgtttataaatatacattttcaGTTTTATTTGCTCTGTTTTCCTTTTATGCAGAGTATACGGGTTAGGGTTTCATCTTCTTGGGGTGGTTTATTTTCGTGTTAGTAAGAGTGTTTGAGTGCATCATTTTCGTTTATTGTCTTGGTGTTCTTATCATCTGTAAACTTAAAAAATGGTTAAAACTCGTTCTTCAATTTCTCCTTCTCATTCTATAAAGATAGCTCCTGATAAGAAAAAAATGGATAATGTTTCTGATGATGGAGATCGTGATGATTCTGATCATTCTGGTGGATCATTTGATGGTAGCCGTAGCTCTGCATTGCAAACCAAGAGGAAAAGAGTTGTTGAGAAAGTGAAGAAGGAAGATGTTcgaaatatgaaaaagatgaaGCAAGTTGCTGAAGATTTGCCTGAGGATTATGATAGTGAAGACTTGGAGGTTGAAGTTCGTAATGATTTGAAGGTatgttatgatttttatttttttatttgtttctatTTGCTTTACAATTTTTAGgtatctaatttatttttagatttataGTTTATTGTTATATGTTTTGAAATGtttttgatgtttgattgtaattttttttagtttatatggTAATCGGTTTTTATTGTGTCTTTTTGGATGttatttatgttttgttattttcatgatattgtCATCTCTTTTGTTTATTATaggtttgtttatttgtttttagggtactgtttatgtgttatttttagtttatttgttaatgttTTTCGATTTTGTTTATTTAGGTTATGTTTTAGTTTATTgtgtttatttttgtatgtttatGGTTTATTATAGTGTTTTAAGTATTTGatgtgtatttttcttgtttacaATGGAAAATTTGGTTTACAAATTTTAATGATTATTGCATACTGTGCAGTTGTTTCTTGacgtttattttttagtttaatgtgTGAATTTCTTTGTAATTCATTTTGTTTTTACAGGAATGGGATTTATATTTCAAGCCTGGTGAAAAGATTCAGGGAAAAGTGATGTTATTCCCTAATCAAGATAACATTGTTGTCAAAAATATCAATTCCAAGTTGACTAAAGATCAACGTAAGCTTTTTCATGATACTTGTTTTGGTTATTTTTTAGATAGTCATCCTGTTGGTTTTCAGTCTCAACTAGTTCATAATGCCTTACATAGGGAGGTATAtcagaaaaatgaaaaagaaatgcGGTTTAAGTTTGGTGATGAGAATTTCAGATTCAGTTTAGCTGAGTTTGCTGTTGTGTCTAGTTTACTGTGTGTTGGTGATTCTGATTTGAGTAACTATACACACAGAGAAAATGCTTTTGTTGATCGATATTTTTGTGATCAGTCAGTGACGGTTAGTGCTATTGAGCATAGGTTATGTATAGTGATTTTAAGTCAGATGAGTATGTTGTGAAGATGGTTGTTTTGTACCTTGTTACTAATTGTTTGATTAGTAGCGTTTACTCAAAAAAAGTTCCTGTTAAGATCCTAAACATAATTGGGGTTGATGAGTATGGTAGTTTCCCATGGGGTATACCAGTGTTTGAATTAACTTTGAACAATTTAAAAATTGGGCTAAGGGGTGTTAAGAAGGCAAAAGGTGTTTCTAAGCCTCTTGCTAAGGTTAAAGGGAAATATTTGGAAAAGGTTCATCGCTCTTATAAACTTCCTGGTTTACCTTTTGCATTCTTGGTTTGGTTGTATGAAACCATTCCTTTGTGCTTGAAGGCTCGGTTTTGTTCCTATGATTCTGGTAAACCATATAGGTTTTGTAGATGGAAGAGTATTGTAAATCCAAATTCAAGTGAAGTTGAGAGGAAAGTTCTATCTTCAAATaaggtattttatatattttgtaaattgtttattttgttgttttaattatatcttgtaaactaattatttttttttgttttgctaGCTGAAAGGAAAACATATTGTGCCTACTGATATTAAAAGGAATGGTTTATTGGTCCTTACTGGAATGGAGTTTATTGGCCGAGAACAGTCAGAAGATGACTTTGATGATGTTCCATTGTTAAAGTTTAATGTTGATAGAGGTGGATCTTCAGGTGTACAGAAGGAGTTTACTGGTAGTTTTGATGTCGATGGTGTGATGCGTAAGATGAAAGATTTTGTTTCTAGGCAAAAGAAGACTGATGAGTCTATTCAAGTATTGGATAAGGTGTTGGAGTGTAGATTCAAGGAGTTGCAGTTAAATCTTCAGTCGTATATTGACTCAAAGATCAGTGAaggcttgatttttttttttattattat is a window from the Cannabis sativa cultivar Pink pepper isolate KNU-18-1 chromosome 1, ASM2916894v1, whole genome shotgun sequence genome containing:
- the LOC115712599 gene encoding eukaryotic translation initiation factor 2 subunit alpha homolog, which produces MASHPNLECRMYEARYPEVDMAVMIQVKNIADMGAYVSLLEYNNIEGMILFSELSRRRIRSVSSLIKVGRIEPVMVLRVDKEKGYIDLSKRRVSEEDIQACEERYNKSKLVHSIMRHVAETMGIDLEDLYIHVGWPLYRKYGHAFEAFKIVVTDPDTVLNTLTREVKELGPDGQEVTKVVAALSEEVKDALVKNIRRRMTPQPLKIRADIEMKCFQFDGVLHIKDAMRKAEAAGNDDCPVKIKLVAPPLYVLTTQTLDKEQGILVLTNAITACSEAIEKQKGKLVVKEAPRAVSERDDKLLAEHMAKLRQDNEEVGGDDESEEEEDTGMGEVDIETPGITE
- the LOC115711021 gene encoding uncharacterized protein LOC115711021, which translates into the protein MVKTRSSISPSHSIKIAPDKKKMDNVSDDGDRDDSDHSGGSFDGSRSSALQTKRKRVVEKVKKEDVRNMKKMKQVAEDLPEDYDSEDLEVEVRNDLKEWDLYFKPGEKIQGKVMLFPNQDNIVVKNINSKLTKDQRKLFHDTCFGYFLDSHPVGFQSQLVHNALHREVYQKNEKEMRFKFGDENFRFSLAEFAVVSSLLCVGDSDLSNYTHRENAFVDRYFCDQSVTVSAIEHRLCIVILSQMSML
- the LOC115703957 gene encoding probable methyltransferase PMT23 yields the protein MAISVHNLFQERKYPFIFALSVLLFCVIFLLFTNTIQYPLFLYPDTQSRPLVSLPVSGSSSHPPPPSVQQSFKLPDSVTPFVPPPPNNEDVGFLRDNATTTSSDDGGFEWKLCRDPEAVDYIPCLDNYKVIKALKSRRHMEHRERHCPNPSPRCLSPLPKGYKMPVSWPKSRDMIWYDNVPHSKLVEYKKDQNWVRKSGDYFVFPGGGTQFKQGVDNYIQFIEKTLPLIKWGKHVRVILDVGCGVASFGGALLDKNVLTMSFAPKDEHEAQIQFALERGIPAILSVIGTQKLTFPDNAFDLLHCARCRVHWDADGGKPLMELNRILRPGGFFVWSATPVYRKDETHQNKWKAMVNLTSSLCWKVVAKTLSDTSRIGIVIFQKPVSNTCYEKRKEKNPPICDNENRKNNSWYVPLSSCLSPLPVDSMGNIFSWPEPWPKRLKSEPISLSTEQDAVQEFYKDTKHWSGLVSDFYLKGLSIQWSSVRNVMDMNAGYGGFGAALIDQPVWVMNVVPIDMPDTLSIIYDRGLVGVYHDWCESFNTYPRTYDLLHSSYLLGNLTQRCDMVEIVAEIDRILRPGGYLLVQDTTDTIKKLKPILESLHWSLTLHQNQFLVCKKGFWRPSS